Proteins encoded within one genomic window of Novipirellula galeiformis:
- a CDS encoding sigma-70 family RNA polymerase sigma factor has protein sequence MFDTLLDEFDDVTVQSTEAVTGSFRKLPVDDSDDNDAAVAMASAADGEVQLESPDELLAGDEAETWSDDPVRMYLTQMGEIPLLTRKQEIELAKRIEETRRRFRTKLLENHYVLVEAYKTLKKVYRGQLPFDRTVQVSVTDHLEKEQIVGRLPHNLRTLQTLLRRNRHDWKVSLSKAASQRRRVEAWRSLARRRRRAVRLIEELGLRTQRIETRIDLLEKFSHRLSEIDEMISDQKRTKHGREVRDKLLHERRQILTACQETPTSLRNRVAMLNKVYAEYQQAKRELSEGNLRLVVSIAKKYRNRGLSFLDLIQEGNAGLMRAVDKFEYRRGFKFCTYATWWIRQAITRAVADQSRTIRIPVHMVETMSRVRNVARQLLQELGREPTIEETARRADVTVEEARRVLTMSRFPISLDRPVGNSEDSQFGDLLPDGAAESPQIGATQEMLRDRITGVLKSLSYREREIIKLRYGLGDGYSYTLEEVGHIFKVTRERIRQIEAKAVRKLQQPSRSQDLVGFLD, from the coding sequence TTGTTCGATACACTCTTGGACGAATTTGATGACGTAACCGTCCAAAGCACGGAAGCCGTGACAGGTAGTTTTCGCAAACTGCCTGTTGACGACAGCGATGATAATGACGCTGCCGTCGCCATGGCTTCCGCTGCAGATGGCGAAGTCCAACTCGAAAGTCCGGATGAACTGCTTGCTGGTGACGAAGCCGAGACGTGGTCCGATGACCCGGTTCGGATGTACTTGACCCAAATGGGCGAGATTCCACTGCTCACGCGAAAGCAAGAAATTGAGCTTGCCAAGCGCATCGAAGAAACTCGACGTCGATTCCGCACCAAACTGCTCGAAAACCATTACGTTCTTGTCGAAGCTTACAAGACACTCAAGAAGGTTTACCGCGGCCAATTGCCTTTCGACCGTACCGTTCAGGTTTCGGTGACCGACCATCTCGAGAAAGAGCAAATTGTGGGGCGTTTGCCTCATAATCTTCGGACGTTGCAAACATTGCTGCGTCGGAATCGTCACGATTGGAAAGTGTCGCTTAGCAAGGCGGCCTCGCAGCGTCGTCGCGTCGAAGCGTGGCGTTCGTTGGCGCGTCGTCGCCGTCGCGCGGTGCGTTTGATCGAAGAACTCGGTCTGCGTACTCAGCGAATCGAAACACGCATCGATCTGCTCGAAAAGTTCTCGCATCGGTTGTCCGAAATTGACGAGATGATCTCGGATCAGAAACGCACCAAACATGGGCGTGAAGTGCGAGACAAATTGCTTCATGAGCGACGTCAAATTTTGACCGCTTGCCAGGAAACACCAACCTCGCTTCGCAACCGGGTTGCGATGCTCAATAAGGTTTACGCAGAGTACCAACAAGCCAAACGCGAACTGAGCGAAGGTAACCTTCGTTTGGTCGTGTCGATCGCCAAAAAGTATCGCAACCGTGGTTTGTCCTTCTTGGATCTGATTCAAGAAGGTAACGCCGGTTTGATGCGAGCGGTCGACAAGTTCGAATACCGTCGTGGTTTCAAGTTCTGTACGTACGCGACTTGGTGGATTCGACAAGCGATCACGCGTGCGGTCGCAGACCAAAGCCGAACGATTCGTATTCCTGTTCACATGGTCGAAACGATGAGCCGCGTGCGGAACGTCGCTCGTCAATTGCTTCAGGAACTCGGACGTGAACCTACGATCGAGGAAACCGCACGTCGCGCCGACGTCACGGTCGAAGAGGCACGTCGTGTTTTGACGATGAGCCGTTTCCCGATTTCGTTGGATCGTCCCGTCGGTAATAGCGAAGACAGTCAATTTGGCGACCTGCTACCCGATGGAGCAGCAGAGAGCCCACAAATTGGGGCGACCCAGGAAATGCTGCGTGATCGCATCACAGGCGTCTTGAAGTCGTTGTCCTATCGTGAACGCGAAATCATCAAGTTGCGTTACGGACTTGGCGATGGTTACAGCTACACGCTCGAAGAGGTTGGTCACATCTTTAAGGTGACGCGAGAGCGGATTCGCCAAATTGAAGCCAAGGCGGTTCGCAAGCTTCAACAGCCAAGCCGGAGTCAAGATTTGGTCGGGTTCCTCGACTAG
- a CDS encoding tetratricopeptide repeat protein: MPSVQELLQQGWQRHQSGQLDEAMQIYRHVLAHAPRNADALVYLGIAFFDQRDFEQSVAAYRDALAIRASFPIAWNNLGNSLRMLGRIDEAEQALATALKQKPGYLSALKNRGTLWIWAGEIERGLRWYEEGLVIDPRNAELHRNLGVINLLLGNDEVGWREYRWRWAMPGTYRPQVMAPVWQGEDLGGKSILLYPEQGRGDAIQFVRVAAVLKQCGATVYVQCAAEMMPLIGSTPGIELLLPSGSVVPPIDYHASFLDVVDFWYQQTGELAVGADLFAESAGYLSASGAQCERWAQWMTQHVPRGAGSAPRRIGINWQGNPEHHADVYRSLSLESFRPLTTLSDCALVSLQFGYGTEQLKRCDFADSIVGLPAGIDATQGAFTDTAAILRNLDVVVTSDTAIAHLAGALGVEVIVMLGKVPDWRWRNVGERTPWYPSMKLMRQTELGQWSTVMDRVVQHLSETR; the protein is encoded by the coding sequence ATGCCAAGCGTTCAGGAGTTGCTTCAGCAGGGTTGGCAGCGACATCAGTCCGGCCAGCTCGACGAGGCAATGCAAATCTATCGGCATGTGCTCGCTCATGCACCGCGGAATGCCGACGCGCTGGTGTATCTCGGGATCGCCTTTTTCGATCAGCGAGATTTTGAGCAATCTGTTGCTGCCTATCGCGATGCCCTGGCGATTCGTGCATCGTTCCCGATTGCTTGGAACAATCTCGGAAACTCATTGCGAATGCTGGGTCGGATTGACGAGGCGGAGCAAGCGTTGGCAACCGCACTGAAGCAGAAGCCGGGCTATCTCTCGGCGCTGAAGAATCGGGGGACGTTATGGATTTGGGCGGGGGAGATCGAGCGAGGGTTAAGGTGGTACGAAGAGGGGTTGGTCATCGATCCTCGGAACGCAGAGTTGCATCGAAATCTCGGCGTCATCAATCTGTTGTTGGGTAACGACGAAGTTGGCTGGCGCGAGTATCGTTGGCGCTGGGCGATGCCGGGAACGTATCGCCCCCAGGTGATGGCTCCGGTTTGGCAGGGCGAGGATTTAGGCGGAAAGTCGATCCTGTTGTATCCCGAGCAAGGGCGTGGGGATGCGATTCAGTTCGTTCGCGTTGCTGCGGTCTTGAAGCAATGCGGTGCCACTGTCTACGTCCAGTGCGCGGCCGAGATGATGCCGTTGATTGGATCCACCCCCGGCATCGAATTGTTGCTGCCCAGCGGTTCCGTGGTTCCCCCGATCGACTATCACGCATCGTTTCTCGACGTGGTTGACTTTTGGTATCAGCAAACAGGTGAGCTTGCCGTGGGCGCTGATCTTTTCGCGGAGAGTGCTGGCTACCTTTCCGCGAGCGGTGCCCAATGTGAGCGCTGGGCACAGTGGATGACGCAGCACGTCCCCCGTGGCGCCGGTTCCGCGCCGCGTCGCATTGGGATCAATTGGCAGGGCAATCCAGAGCATCATGCCGACGTTTATCGCAGCCTCTCGCTCGAATCGTTCAGACCGCTGACAACGCTCTCGGATTGCGCCCTTGTCAGTCTGCAGTTTGGGTATGGAACGGAGCAATTGAAGCGTTGTGATTTCGCAGATTCGATCGTGGGTTTACCGGCGGGGATCGATGCCACACAGGGGGCGTTTACCGATACCGCCGCGATTCTGAGGAACCTAGATGTGGTGGTGACTAGCGATACGGCGATCGCCCACTTGGCCGGCGCGTTGGGCGTCGAGGTGATCGTGATGTTAGGGAAGGTTCCCGATTGGCGTTGGCGCAATGTCGGGGAGCGAACGCCGTGGTATCCAAGTATGAAGCTGATGCGTCAAACCGAACTGGGGCAATGGTCAACGGTGATGGATCGCGTCGTGCAGCATTTGAGCGAAACGCGGTAG
- a CDS encoding Rne/Rng family ribonuclease produces the protein MKKEMLINVLQPEECRIAVLADDRLDELYIERKSVEAFAGNIYRGKIVNLEPSIQAAFVDFGVGRNGFLHISDVEPQYFRQGGYDPEEVMRESDEMAEAAAKRARDSGHGRKHAFKGGRPRVKPPIQEIFRRGDEVLVQVIKEGIGTKGPTLSTYISIPGRYLVLMPALCRVGVSRKIEDDDDRKRLKRCLLSLNPPKGLGFIVRTAGAGRSEIELQRDMEYLLRLWKAIVRRVKTLTEPGVLYEESDLIIRTIRDIYCDEIDQILIDEPESYEKAREFLKMVMPRVVDRLKLYEGSEPLFHKHKLEEEIMMINQRTVQLPDGGSIVIDPTEALVAIDVNSGSFRGNDSAEENAFRLNMAAAKEIARQLRLRDLGGVIVNDFIDMRKESYRRKVERALRDAMSSDRARTKILRTSPFGLIEMTRQRIRPSLKRSIYTDCPCCQGRGLVKTAESMSIEVIRMLALAVRNTHIERVTIRVNDEVAAYLNNKKRRDVMEAEDIGKMAVQILGSEGLFPEHLEMDCRDAQGERVEIDS, from the coding sequence ATGAAGAAAGAAATGCTAATCAACGTACTGCAACCCGAAGAATGTCGGATTGCAGTGTTAGCCGATGACCGACTCGACGAGTTGTACATCGAACGGAAAAGTGTCGAAGCGTTTGCTGGGAACATCTATCGCGGCAAGATCGTCAACTTAGAACCAAGCATTCAAGCCGCGTTTGTCGACTTCGGTGTGGGCCGCAACGGCTTCCTGCATATCAGCGATGTCGAGCCTCAATACTTTCGCCAAGGTGGCTACGACCCCGAAGAGGTAATGCGAGAATCGGACGAGATGGCGGAAGCCGCAGCCAAGCGAGCTCGCGATTCCGGCCACGGCCGCAAACATGCATTCAAAGGGGGACGCCCTCGCGTCAAACCGCCCATCCAAGAGATCTTCCGTCGTGGCGACGAAGTGCTCGTGCAAGTCATCAAAGAAGGCATCGGCACCAAAGGGCCCACCCTCAGCACCTACATTTCGATCCCCGGTCGCTACCTCGTTTTGATGCCGGCACTTTGCCGGGTTGGGGTCAGCCGCAAAATCGAAGACGATGACGATCGCAAACGGCTCAAACGCTGCTTACTCTCGCTCAATCCACCCAAGGGACTTGGGTTCATCGTGCGAACCGCCGGTGCGGGGCGAAGCGAGATCGAACTTCAGCGTGATATGGAATACTTGCTGCGACTTTGGAAGGCCATTGTTCGTCGCGTCAAAACGCTAACGGAACCTGGCGTGCTCTACGAAGAGAGCGACTTGATCATTCGTACGATCCGCGATATCTATTGCGACGAAATCGACCAGATCCTGATCGATGAACCCGAGTCTTACGAGAAAGCACGCGAATTCTTGAAGATGGTCATGCCACGAGTGGTCGACCGCTTGAAGCTTTACGAAGGCAGCGAACCGCTGTTCCACAAGCACAAGCTCGAAGAAGAAATCATGATGATCAATCAACGCACGGTGCAATTGCCCGATGGAGGTTCGATCGTCATCGACCCCACCGAAGCACTCGTCGCGATTGACGTTAACAGCGGCAGCTTCCGCGGCAACGACTCCGCCGAAGAAAACGCGTTCCGCCTCAACATGGCTGCGGCCAAGGAAATTGCCCGCCAACTCCGCTTGCGTGACCTCGGCGGCGTGATCGTCAATGACTTCATTGACATGCGAAAAGAAAGCTATCGCCGCAAGGTCGAGCGTGCCCTGCGCGATGCAATGTCAAGCGACCGAGCACGAACCAAGATCTTGCGAACCAGTCCCTTTGGCTTGATCGAGATGACTCGCCAGCGAATTCGCCCGAGCCTCAAACGTAGCATCTACACCGATTGCCCTTGTTGCCAAGGACGCGGATTGGTCAAAACGGCCGAAAGCATGTCGATCGAGGTCATCCGCATGCTCGCCCTTGCCGTCCGCAATACTCACATCGAGCGCGTCACAATCCGCGTCAACGACGAAGTTGCGGCATACCTCAACAACAAAAAACGTCGCGATGTGATGGAGGCCGAAGACATCGGCAAGATGGCTGTCCAGATTCTCGGTAGCGAAGGCCTGTTCCCCGAGCATCTCGAAATGGATTGCCGCGACGCCCAGGGCGAACGAGTCGAAATCGATTCCTAG
- a CDS encoding TIGR03936 family radical SAM-associated protein — protein MRIRYRVRFQKTGLLRWISHRDLAALWERIARRAMLELSMTEGFHPKPRISFPSALALGVEGLDEVVELELAENISPCELLKRLENDHQPGLSINSVSRLPQGFGKGQLQESKFSITLPEHADTRSIETAITQLRNQTTVSFQRKNKTLVAHVAQQIPELKLCDGLLRLTLAASDSASLKAHDVLDLLGFDDWIENGSLVIREHVILETEFHSNHPAEVATATHAAPTQ, from the coding sequence TTGAGAATTCGGTATCGCGTTCGCTTTCAAAAAACAGGCTTGTTGCGCTGGATTAGCCACCGAGACCTAGCAGCCCTTTGGGAGCGAATTGCCCGACGTGCGATGCTTGAGTTGTCGATGACGGAAGGATTCCATCCCAAACCGCGGATCAGCTTCCCCTCGGCACTGGCCCTCGGCGTGGAAGGTCTAGACGAAGTGGTCGAACTTGAGCTGGCGGAAAACATTTCGCCTTGCGAACTACTCAAGCGACTCGAAAACGACCACCAACCCGGTCTCTCGATCAACAGCGTAAGCCGTCTACCCCAAGGATTTGGCAAAGGCCAATTACAGGAAAGTAAATTCAGCATCACGCTGCCTGAGCACGCGGACACTCGCTCCATCGAAACCGCGATCACGCAACTACGGAACCAAACCACCGTCTCGTTCCAACGCAAAAACAAAACACTCGTTGCCCACGTCGCCCAGCAAATCCCCGAGCTCAAATTGTGCGACGGTCTCTTGCGTCTAACGCTTGCCGCATCCGATTCAGCATCCTTAAAGGCTCACGACGTCCTGGACTTGCTCGGGTTCGATGACTGGATCGAAAACGGATCTCTGGTGATCCGCGAGCACGTGATCCTGGAAACCGAATTCCATTCAAACCACCCTGCCGAAGTCGCCACGGCGACCCACGCAGCACCAACACAATAA
- the ptsP gene encoding phosphoenolpyruvate--protein phosphotransferase codes for MVELQGIPVSPGVAIGPALVLDADGYRIPRCLVAAEDAESEFTRLQSAVEGVSALLETNRLNTSAVAGVNTGDIFAAQLQMLHDPRLHAELGRRIREEHQAAAYAVSRVLHNYAAALRRLDNPLLADRAEDVLDIEKQLLLQLGAVSRQPLSELTEPVIVLSHSLTPSETASLDRRYVHGFCTETGGPGGHTAIVAKGLELPAVVGIGPFMENIGSAACVIVDGDRGRVIIDPDEATILQYTERLQQRESLSARLAELKDLPTETVDKVRIGLSANIEFPYETESCLERGADGIGLYRTEFLYLSSSEEPSEEDHYEAYSQVVREMNGRPVVIRTLDLGADKMGHRPLAEQEHNPFLGLRSIRLSLKNLDLFRPQLRAVLRAAVHGDVRVMFPLITTIAELRQARMLLNVVAEDLSESGIPYRSDIPVGMMVEVPAAVIMLDHFVKEIDFLSIGTNDLAQYTLAVDRSNEYVADLYQSCDPAVLRLIATSVKIADANHTPLAVCGEMSSNPGRALLLIGLGVRNLSVPPSSLHRVKKAIRSVTLKQCTQIAERVMTFDSARDVDLYLQDRLSDLVPELIVH; via the coding sequence ATGGTCGAACTACAAGGCATTCCCGTCTCACCGGGCGTGGCTATCGGTCCTGCGCTCGTCTTGGACGCGGATGGCTACAGAATCCCTAGGTGTCTCGTTGCCGCAGAAGATGCGGAGAGCGAGTTCACGCGCCTACAATCCGCCGTGGAGGGAGTCTCCGCGCTGCTGGAAACGAATCGCTTGAACACGTCGGCCGTGGCCGGGGTGAACACGGGCGATATTTTTGCTGCTCAACTGCAAATGCTGCACGACCCGCGACTGCATGCCGAACTGGGGCGACGCATCCGCGAGGAGCACCAAGCGGCCGCCTATGCGGTTAGCCGTGTGCTACACAACTACGCCGCCGCCCTACGCCGACTCGACAACCCGTTGCTTGCCGACCGCGCCGAAGACGTGCTCGACATCGAAAAGCAACTCCTACTGCAACTCGGTGCGGTCTCCCGTCAACCGCTCTCTGAGTTGACCGAGCCGGTCATCGTGCTTTCGCACTCCTTGACCCCCAGCGAAACGGCCAGCCTTGACCGCCGCTACGTGCATGGTTTTTGCACCGAAACGGGCGGCCCCGGAGGGCACACTGCGATCGTAGCCAAAGGACTTGAACTGCCCGCCGTGGTCGGCATTGGACCGTTCATGGAAAACATAGGCAGCGCAGCGTGCGTGATCGTCGATGGCGACCGCGGTCGCGTGATCATCGACCCCGACGAAGCAACGATCCTGCAATACACCGAGCGGTTGCAGCAGCGTGAATCGCTTTCGGCACGACTGGCCGAACTAAAGGATCTACCCACCGAAACGGTGGACAAGGTACGCATCGGACTCAGCGCCAACATCGAGTTCCCGTACGAAACCGAGTCCTGCTTGGAACGTGGTGCGGACGGAATCGGCCTTTATCGAACGGAGTTCCTCTACCTTTCAAGCTCCGAAGAACCGAGCGAAGAAGACCACTACGAAGCTTACAGCCAAGTCGTCCGAGAGATGAACGGCCGCCCGGTCGTCATCCGCACACTCGATCTAGGCGCGGACAAGATGGGACACCGGCCGCTGGCCGAACAAGAGCACAACCCATTCCTGGGGCTCCGCAGCATCCGTCTGTCCCTGAAAAACCTGGATCTCTTCCGCCCTCAACTTCGGGCTGTACTTCGCGCGGCCGTACACGGCGATGTGCGGGTCATGTTCCCGCTGATCACGACGATTGCGGAACTGCGTCAGGCTCGGATGCTACTAAACGTTGTCGCCGAAGACCTCAGCGAATCGGGAATCCCTTACCGCTCGGACATTCCCGTAGGCATGATGGTTGAGGTTCCCGCGGCCGTCATCATGCTGGATCACTTTGTCAAGGAAATCGACTTCCTAAGCATCGGCACCAACGACCTCGCTCAATACACATTAGCGGTGGACCGCAGCAACGAATATGTCGCCGACCTGTACCAGTCCTGCGACCCGGCGGTCCTGCGGCTGATCGCCACGAGCGTCAAGATTGCCGATGCAAACCACACGCCGCTCGCAGTGTGTGGCGAGATGAGCAGCAATCCGGGGAGGGCATTACTGCTGATCGGTCTTGGCGTTCGCAACTTGAGCGTCCCTCCGTCATCGCTGCATCGCGTGAAGAAGGCGATCCGCAGCGTCACTTTGAAACAATGCACCCAGATCGCCGAGCGCGTGATGACATTCGATTCGGCGCGCGATGTCGATCTCTACCTTCAAGACCGGCTTAGCGACCTCGTCCCGGAGTTGATCGTTCATTGA
- a CDS encoding HPr family phosphocarrier protein: MSTSPFTRIVVVKNPQGLHARPADLLVRLASQFESVILIGKGNEQVDCKSILSLLTLGASAGTELSLSADGPDAEAAIQAIADLFEAGFDELAKFDEPAKTVEEDVRPVADP; the protein is encoded by the coding sequence ATGAGCACATCCCCATTTACTCGAATCGTTGTCGTCAAAAACCCGCAAGGGTTGCACGCGCGCCCTGCAGACCTGCTGGTCCGACTGGCTAGCCAGTTTGAATCGGTCATCTTGATCGGCAAGGGCAACGAGCAAGTCGACTGCAAAAGCATCCTGTCGCTGCTGACGCTCGGCGCCAGCGCTGGCACTGAGCTATCGCTCAGCGCCGATGGCCCGGATGCGGAAGCGGCGATTCAAGCGATTGCGGATCTATTCGAAGCCGGATTCGACGAACTAGCTAAATTCGACGAACCCGCAAAGACAGTCGAGGAAGACGTCAGGCCCGTTGCAGACCCTTAA
- a CDS encoding PTS sugar transporter subunit IIA translates to MKFADFISTKAIRADLKAVSKEEVIQELVQSLLDSGQIDADQQQDIISAIMKREELGSTGIGRGVAVPHTKHPSVQKLVGTVGVSVEGVDFDSLDGERVQLFFLLISPPERPGDHLRALENISRQLRDENFCRFLKQSKTPDDISQLLQEADDNQFVSG, encoded by the coding sequence ATGAAGTTTGCAGACTTTATCAGCACCAAAGCCATTCGTGCGGACCTGAAGGCCGTATCGAAGGAAGAGGTCATCCAAGAACTCGTCCAGTCCTTACTGGATTCGGGCCAAATCGACGCAGACCAACAACAAGACATCATTTCTGCGATCATGAAGCGTGAAGAACTCGGTAGCACCGGGATCGGACGTGGCGTGGCGGTTCCTCACACGAAACACCCTAGCGTCCAAAAGTTGGTGGGCACGGTCGGTGTGAGCGTTGAAGGGGTCGATTTCGACTCCCTCGATGGCGAACGCGTGCAGCTCTTTTTCTTGCTGATCAGCCCTCCAGAACGCCCCGGCGACCACCTCCGAGCGCTGGAAAACATTTCTCGCCAACTTCGCGATGAAAACTTTTGCCGCTTCCTAAAGCAAAGCAAAACCCCAGACGACATCAGTCAATTGCTGCAAGAAGCGGATGACAACCAGTTCGTATCTGGCTAA
- the hpf gene encoding ribosome hibernation-promoting factor, HPF/YfiA family, translating into MQVSVSTRHGSLQPGDQQLIVEKAEKLRRLFDRINAIEVTVDLENLDKPRVEIRVSAEHADESVATAEATTVIAALDSAIPKVEQQLRRIKEKKTGHRATGHKHIDTTVDTDED; encoded by the coding sequence ATGCAGGTTAGCGTCTCGACGCGTCACGGGAGTCTTCAACCAGGCGATCAGCAACTTATCGTTGAAAAAGCTGAAAAACTGCGAAGACTATTTGATCGAATTAACGCGATCGAAGTCACCGTCGACTTAGAAAACTTGGACAAACCCCGAGTGGAAATCCGAGTCTCTGCAGAACACGCTGACGAAAGCGTTGCGACCGCTGAGGCCACGACCGTGATCGCGGCGTTGGATTCAGCGATTCCCAAGGTGGAGCAACAACTGCGAAGAATCAAAGAGAAGAAAACCGGGCACCGCGCCACGGGACACAAACACATCGACACAACGGTTGACACCGACGAAGACTGA
- a CDS encoding agmatine deiminase family protein codes for MNRRTPAEWEPQEAVWLAWPHSLETWPGRFDRMPLFFANWARLMAETTPVRILVPESLAKSAALVLPGNRRIEWVVAPTNDAWVRDYGPTFVHDASLGGMVGIDWHYNAWGGKYPPWDDDDAAAALMCNAIGIPRIRSELCLEGGAIETDGRGRLLTTPECLITETRNPGWSSERISEELCKQMGVSEVVWLSGGGLVGDDTDGHIDQLARFLDPENIVVAVCDDPSDPNHEPLEANYRQLCLWGSSTEPQVQIHRLPIPALREIDGQRVPESYCNFLMLGRERLLVPSFGQHQADDHARSLLSELAGGATVEAIDCQDLIWGLGALHCASRDQPKRL; via the coding sequence TTGAATCGTCGCACGCCCGCTGAGTGGGAGCCGCAAGAGGCGGTCTGGCTCGCTTGGCCTCATAGCCTCGAAACTTGGCCCGGTCGGTTTGATCGGATGCCCCTATTCTTTGCGAACTGGGCTCGGCTGATGGCCGAAACGACCCCCGTGCGGATTCTTGTTCCTGAATCGCTGGCCAAAAGTGCTGCGCTCGTACTGCCGGGAAATCGTCGCATCGAATGGGTTGTCGCTCCCACCAATGATGCCTGGGTTCGTGACTATGGACCCACCTTTGTGCATGATGCCAGCCTCGGGGGGATGGTGGGAATCGATTGGCATTACAATGCATGGGGCGGAAAATATCCCCCTTGGGATGACGACGATGCGGCCGCGGCGCTGATGTGTAACGCGATCGGTATTCCACGAATTCGTAGCGAGTTGTGCCTCGAAGGGGGGGCAATCGAAACCGATGGCCGAGGACGGTTGCTGACCACGCCTGAATGTTTGATCACTGAAACGCGAAATCCAGGCTGGTCGAGCGAGAGGATCAGCGAAGAATTGTGCAAGCAAATGGGGGTGTCCGAGGTGGTCTGGCTCAGCGGCGGTGGCTTGGTGGGGGATGATACCGACGGGCATATTGATCAATTGGCTCGCTTTCTCGATCCTGAGAACATCGTGGTCGCAGTCTGTGACGACCCCAGTGACCCCAATCATGAGCCGCTTGAGGCAAATTATCGTCAGCTTTGTTTGTGGGGCAGTTCGACGGAGCCCCAGGTTCAAATCCATCGTTTGCCGATCCCCGCGCTGCGCGAAATTGATGGCCAACGAGTTCCCGAGAGCTATTGTAATTTTTTAATGTTGGGGCGTGAGCGATTGCTCGTTCCTAGCTTTGGTCAGCATCAAGCCGATGATCACGCTCGGTCGTTGTTGAGTGAATTGGCCGGAGGGGCGACCGTCGAGGCGATCGATTGCCAAGATTTGATTTGGGGCCTCGGGGCACTTCATTGTGCAAGTCGGGATCAGCCTAAGAGGCTCTAA
- a CDS encoding OmpA/MotB family protein yields MFLNHHHQIAKQSSSFLLLVALLGTLGCSQNPYLATSAGSVWNGSGGVAAAVDPTEARLAELNRRVQLLDDNNRQLHTQLAQSEQQALVYRDELDLVRRQLSDTSSKLESTSIAASDAESRVRGFQASSQMRGGASIRANTDLLQAASRLNLGGVPVEQNGDVIRIVVPADQLFQPGTYQMLPQASMTLDPIAAQLRSLFPRQRIGIEGYTDDSPLYGGQVATSHQLAAGQSAAVLELLTRRAGMPPNQLFTVAQGANNPRQPNTTAAGRSANRRIELVIYPDTF; encoded by the coding sequence ATGTTCTTGAACCATCACCATCAAATAGCGAAGCAATCGAGCAGTTTTCTGCTGCTGGTCGCGTTGTTGGGAACGCTCGGTTGTAGCCAAAACCCTTACCTCGCAACTTCCGCGGGAAGTGTTTGGAATGGTTCTGGTGGAGTCGCGGCAGCCGTTGATCCCACCGAAGCGAGGCTTGCCGAGTTGAATCGACGTGTTCAGTTGCTGGACGATAACAACCGTCAACTCCACACCCAGCTCGCTCAGAGTGAACAACAGGCTTTGGTCTATCGAGACGAGCTTGATCTAGTTCGCCGTCAACTTTCCGATACCAGCTCGAAGCTGGAGTCAACGTCGATTGCCGCATCCGATGCCGAGAGTCGAGTGCGAGGGTTTCAGGCGTCGAGCCAGATGCGGGGTGGGGCTTCGATTCGGGCCAACACCGATTTGCTTCAAGCCGCCAGCAGGTTGAATCTTGGCGGAGTTCCGGTCGAGCAGAATGGCGATGTGATTCGCATTGTGGTCCCCGCGGACCAACTTTTTCAGCCAGGCACGTACCAGATGTTGCCGCAGGCATCGATGACACTCGATCCGATTGCGGCTCAGTTGCGGAGTTTGTTCCCGCGTCAACGGATTGGCATTGAAGGCTATACCGATGATTCGCCGCTGTACGGAGGCCAAGTTGCAACCAGTCATCAATTGGCCGCGGGGCAATCCGCCGCCGTGCTCGAATTGTTAACGCGTCGAGCGGGGATGCCGCCGAACCAGTTATTCACCGTGGCTCAGGGGGCCAATAATCCTCGCCAACCTAATACGACTGCGGCGGGGCGATCGGCAAATCGCCGAATCGAGCTCGTGATCTATCCCGACACGTTCTAG